The genomic region TCTACGCACCGTTCGAAAATGGTATTCCAGGGCCCACTGGTCGCGTGTACAAGCACGAGATTCCAGGTGGCCAGCTATCCAACCTGCGGGCTCAAGCAGACGCATTGGGCTTGGCTGATCGCTTCGAAATTATTGAAGACAACTACGCGGCGGTCAATGAGATGCTCGGTCGTCCAACCAAGGTGACCCCGTCGTCCAAGGTCGTTGGTGACTTGGCGCTGCACTTAGTCGGTGCAGGCGTGGACCCAGCAGACTTCGAGGAAAATCCGACCAAGTACGACATTCCGGATTCGGTCATTTCCTTCCTTCGCGGTGAGCTTGGTACCCCTCCAGGTGGTTGGCCACCGCTGCGCGATAAGATTTTGTCCTCGCGCAACGGTGAGCTGCAGCTTAGTGATGTCCCTGAGGAAGAAGCAGTACACCTGAACTCTGATGACTCGGGGGAGCGTCGTCCGGCGCTTAACCGTTTGCTCTTCCCGAAGCAGTGGGATGAGTTTAATGAATTCCGCCGTCACTACGGCAATACTGAGGCGCTTAATGACGCGGACTTCTTCTACGGGCTTACCGAAGGTGAAGAGCGCATCATTCACCTGTTCCCAGAAGGTTCTAATGACCGTGCAGATTTGAAGCAGATGGTCGTGCGTCTCGATGCCGTGGGCGCGGCGGATGAAAAGGGCTTGCGCTCTGTCATCCTCAACGTCAACGGTCAGATTCGCCCGCTTAAGGTGCGTGATAACTCGGTCGAGTCCGTCACTTCCACCGTAGAAAAGGCCGATCCGAAAAATGATGGGCACGTGGCTGCACCATTTTCCGGCGTGGTTAATCCAACCGTTCAGGTCGGTGATGAAGTCAAGACCGGCGATCAGATCGCTGTTATTGAAGCCATGAAGATGGAAGCGTCCATCTCCGCCACTAAGGACGGCAAGATTGAGCGCGTTGCTATCGCGCAAGCAACCAAGGTTGAAGGCGGCGACCTCATCGCAGTCATCAGCTAGGACGCTTCGCGCATTACTACTAAGCCGTTAGCTAAAACCAAAGCCCGCTATTGTCAGACAGTTGGCAATAACGGGCTTTGTGCTTCGGTAACAGGAGATAGGTAGCTCGGAAGCTAGGAAGTGTTTCTAGAAGTACTTGATCATCGCACCAGGTTCAGCATTCGGAATGGCGATGTCGGTAAACCCTGCCTTTTCGTATAGCTTTCGCGCACGTGGGTTGTCTGCATCCACCCACAGCGCAATCGCTGGGGCATCTTGCTCGCGGGCAAGGTCCACTACGTTATTGAGCAGAATCTCGCCCAAACCCTGGCCAGCATAGCGACGTTCCACCGCGATGCACAGCTCCGGGATGGATTCCGGGTCGAACTCCGTAGCCCACAGGCTTTCATCATGCGGGTCGGCACCAGGGGTTTGCGGCCCCATGTAGGCAGCGCCTTTATTGTCACCAGTGTAATAGCGCAGCCACGCGCCACCGGCCGGTACATGGAAATCTGACATGGCAATGACACCGCCATCGACCAGCGGGGACCAATCATCCACGTAACGCTCGACATCGGGAATATGCGAGTCCGGAAGCACTTGAGACTCATCTCCAAATACTGAGGTGAGATACAAAAGACGCAGCAGATAGGTGCGGTCTTCTTCTTGGGCAAGCCGGACACGAAGTTGTGTGTCATTTACTGAGCTAAGATCCATATCCCCGAGCATAATCACACTACTGAAATGTTTGCAGCCAACTATGCATGCGCGGGCATGATTTCCTGCTTGCAAGGGGAGAAGAGGTCAGTGGGCATCGGCAAGCATTGCTTGACGATGACAAAAGCTCCAGGCCACCGTTGTGGTGCCTGGAGCTTTGTTGTGTCCTGTTTAAACCGTAGAACTACTTGATCTCAAGGATTGGGTTGCCCTTGTTGATCTGGGAACCGGACTCTACAGCCAAGTCGGAGATGATGCCGGCCTTGTGTGCCTTGACGGGGTTTTCCATCTTCATGGCTTCGAGAACAACGATGACGTCGCCTTCTGCGACTTCCTGGCCGTTTTCGACGTTGACCTTGATGACGGTGCCCTGCATTGGTGCCACGACGGTGTCACCGGATACCGCAGCCTTAGCGCCGCCACCGCGACGCTTCTTGGACTTCTTGCGTGGTGCAGCGCCACCGCCGACTGCCAAGTTGCCAGGCAGCGCAACCTCTACGCGACGTCCGTCAACTTCCACGACGTACTTCTGCGCAGGCAGTTCATCAGAATCTTCGGCAGCTTCAGCTGGATCGACATAGGCAGGAACTTCATTGTTCCACTCTTCTTCAATCCACTTGGTGTAGATATCAAAGCTTTCTCCATCACCAATGAAGGCTGGATCTGCTGTGATTGCCTGGTGGAAGGGGATAACCGTAGGCAGACCTTCGACGTGGTACTCGGCCAATGCGCGGCGCGAACGAGCAAGAGCCTCGTCACGGTTTTCGCCCCAGACAATTAGCTTGCCCAACATGGAGTCGAACTGGCCGCCGATAACGGAGCCAACACGCATACCGGAATCCACGCGAACGCCAGGACCAGCTGGCTCATCGTAGCGGGTTACGGTACCAGGTGCTGGCATAAAGCCGGCAGCAGCATCTTCGCCGTTGATGCGGAATTCGAAGGCGTGACCGCGCGGAGTGGGGTCTTCCTTGATGCGCAGCTCTTGGCCTTCTGCGATGCGGAACTGCTCGCGAACCAGGTCCAGACCAGTGGTCTCTTCGGTAATCGGGTGCTCAACCTGCAGGCGGGTATTGACCTCGAGGAAGGAAATGAGGCCGTCTGCGCCGACCAAGTACTCGACGGTGCCGGCACCGTAGTAGCCAGCCTCGCGGCAAATGCGCTTGGCGGATTCGTGGATGGAAGCGCGCTGCTCATCAGTCAAGAATGGGGCAGGGGCTTCTTCCACGAGCTTCTGGAAGCGGCGCTGCAGGGAGCAGTCACGGGTGCCGACGACGATAACGTTGCCGTGCTGGTCCGCTAGGACCTGTGCTTCGACGTGGCGTGCCTTATCCAAGTAGCGCTCCACAAAGCACTCACCGCGACCGAAGGCGCTGACGG from Corynebacterium ammoniagenes DSM 20306 harbors:
- a CDS encoding GNAT family N-acetyltransferase, producing the protein MDLSSVNDTQLRVRLAQEEDRTYLLRLLYLTSVFGDESQVLPDSHIPDVERYVDDWSPLVDGGVIAMSDFHVPAGGAWLRYYTGDNKGAAYMGPQTPGADPHDESLWATEFDPESIPELCIAVERRYAGQGLGEILLNNVVDLAREQDAPAIALWVDADNPRARKLYEKAGFTDIAIPNAEPGAMIKYF
- a CDS encoding acetyl-CoA carboxylase biotin carboxylase subunit; translation: MAVESKKITKVLIANRGEIAVRIIRAARDANITSVAVYAEPDANAPFVELADEAFALGGQTSAESYLAIDKVLDAAKKSGANAVHPGYGFLAENAEFAQAVIDAGLIWIGPSPQSIADLGDKVTARHIAERADAPMTPGTKDPVADAAEVEAFAEEHGLPIAIKAAFGGGGRGMKVAYDKSEVAELFESATREAVSAFGRGECFVERYLDKARHVEAQVLADQHGNVIVVGTRDCSLQRRFQKLVEEAPAPFLTDEQRASIHESAKRICREAGYYGAGTVEYLVGADGLISFLEVNTRLQVEHPITEETTGLDLVREQFRIAEGQELRIKEDPTPRGHAFEFRINGEDAAAGFMPAPGTVTRYDEPAGPGVRVDSGMRVGSVIGGQFDSMLGKLIVWGENRDEALARSRRALAEYHVEGLPTVIPFHQAITADPAFIGDGESFDIYTKWIEEEWNNEVPAYVDPAEAAEDSDELPAQKYVVEVDGRRVEVALPGNLAVGGGAAPRKKSKKRRGGGAKAAVSGDTVVAPMQGTVIKVNVENGQEVAEGDVIVVLEAMKMENPVKAHKAGIISDLAVESGSQINKGNPILEIK